In Pseudomonadota bacterium, a single genomic region encodes these proteins:
- a CDS encoding glutamine amidotransferase — protein sequence MARLTIIKTGAPPARVRERRGDFHHWFAGAVGIGESDVTVVDVAQGEPLPEPISSRGVIVTGSPALLTDRKAWSVRTGLWLEEVLAADIALLGVCYGHQLLADVLGGKVRDNPNGRQIGTIDVLLTDHGRRCALLGCLPETAHVPASHTQAVTELPRDAQRLAVSSLDPNHAFAYGTRAWGVQFHPEFDADIVRGYISAREREIEAEGIDPDALRRDARDTDHGRRLLARFGQLLDVLGGSNGPDR from the coding sequence ATGGCGCGGCTGACCATCATCAAGACGGGGGCGCCGCCGGCGCGGGTGCGCGAGCGGAGGGGAGACTTCCACCATTGGTTTGCGGGCGCCGTGGGGATTGGCGAGAGCGATGTGACCGTCGTGGATGTGGCTCAAGGTGAGCCGCTACCCGAACCCATCTCGAGCCGCGGAGTGATCGTGACGGGGTCACCCGCGCTGCTCACGGATCGAAAAGCTTGGAGCGTGCGAACGGGGTTGTGGCTCGAGGAGGTCCTGGCCGCCGATATTGCGCTGCTGGGCGTCTGTTACGGACACCAATTGCTCGCCGACGTGCTGGGAGGCAAGGTGCGGGACAACCCCAACGGTCGGCAGATCGGAACCATCGACGTGCTGCTCACCGACCACGGCCGACGCTGCGCGTTGCTTGGTTGTTTGCCGGAGACCGCTCACGTACCGGCCAGCCACACCCAAGCCGTGACCGAGCTTCCCCGCGACGCTCAGCGCCTTGCTGTTAGCTCGCTCGACCCGAACCATGCCTTCGCCTACGGCACGCGCGCTTGGGGCGTGCAGTTTCATCCCGAGTTCGACGCCGACATCGTGCGTGGCTACATCAGCGCACGCGAGCGCGAGATCGAGGCCGAGGGCATCGACCCCGACGCGCTGCGGCGCGACGCACGCGATACGGATCACGGCAGGCGCCTGCTGGCGCGCTTCGGCCAACTGCTAGATGTCCTCGGCGGAAGTAATGGGCCGGATCGCTGA